The Oceaniferula marina region TTATGGCCTGAGTTTTTAACGAAACAGACCAAAGAGGCCGGCATGCTGCCTGCGATCTGAATTTTTTTACAGCCCGCGACCTTCATACCCTTCAATCCGCTGGGGAGGCGTTGGGGGGCTGGTAATTGGTGATCGGTGAGCCAGTTGTTGACGTGATGGATTTGCGGGTTGGTCACATCGAGTGAGAGCTGTGTGCTCAGAAGCATCTGGGCTGCTTCGCGTTGGACATCATAGGATGAGAGCTTGCGTGCGTCCGTAGCCGTGTTGGCCTGGGAACCAGTCGATGGTTTGCCGAGGTCGATTTGCAGGGCGAGGAACACGCCGAAAGCCACGGCTGCAGCGAGAGGGGCGATCCGCCACCATTGGCGTCTTGTTCTTTGGTGGGGGGCTCCTTGATGGGTGAGGGGCTCCTGAGCCTCAGGCATGGGTTCGATATTCGCAACAGGGAGTTCCGGGGTTTCGGTCTGAGCGACGAGGCTGGAATGATCCTGTTTTTCCTGCATGTGCATGGCGGCCAGAATTTGGTCGCGTAGTCCGGCGGGAGGTTCGACATGGGAGAGGGCGTCACTGAGTGCGGCGTCCATCTCGGCCTCCATTGCAGGATCGTTTGGTTTTTCACCGTGCATGACCGCGAGAATGTGCATTCGGAGTTCATCAGGAATCTCGAGCTCGCAGAGAGCGGAGGCGAATGCGGAGTCGGTCGCACGTTCGTCGGCGAGCCATTCGCCGAGTTCGCGGTCTTCGACAGCCATCTGCAGAGCTTCAGCAAAATCGGCATCTGCAGCATCCGCTCCGTCCGGGCGAAAACTGTGCAAAATAAATTGTGCTTGTTGTTTATCCATGGCGTTCAAGGGTGTCTGGATTCATCTTAATGACTTTTTGGGGAGCGCTCGACGGTTCGGTTTGCATCTTTTCGCGCAGTTGTTGTTTGCCTCTGGCGATCCGTGACATCACGGTTCCGATGGGGACATCGAGAATTTCAGCAATCTGTTTGTAGGAATGCTGTTGGAGGTAAAAGAGCGTCAGGGGAGCTCGGAAATTTTCTTCCAACTGGCTGAGCAAATGAATGGCGCGTTTGCCATCGAGGGTTCTTCCCTTGTCTTCTTCGTGGCTCGGCAGTTGGTATTCGATCTCGTCGATATCACTGTCGGTGAAGCGGGAGTTGCGGCGGCTCTGGGCAAGGTGTTCCCGGTACAAGGTTGTAAACAGCCAGGTCTTTGCCTTGCTCCGGTCCTTGAGTTGGTGGCCTTTTTGGGCCCAGATACAGAACGTTTGCTGAACGAGGTCCGCCGCACCATCCGGATTCTTTGCCAGAGAGTAGGCAAAGCGGTAGAGCGCTTGGTAATGCGTATCAACTAATTGTTCAAATTCGGCCATGTTGTGGACATAGGATTCATCAACCCGGTGGTTTATTCCCAATAAATTATTCTCGCGTCATGCGTGGTGGTCACGACGGGTCTTTAATCAGGGCGCGAATCGATTGAACGGGCACGCAACTGCGGATCACCATTTGCATTGGCCCCTTGGTGTCTTCTTTCTTTTTTGGTGGGTAATAAATGGTTCGGGTGCTGGCAACCATGCCCACGACATTACCTGTGGAGTCGAGGACCGGGCCACCGCTGGAGCCTTTGGCAAATTCGGCAGTCACGGCCATGCGCAGGGGTTTGTTTTTTTTCCGGCTCGGCATCAGGTAGTAGCGGGAAACCTGCCCCGCGGTGTAGGTGTAAAAATTGGAATCGGGGTGGGCGATGATGTGGATATCATTCCCCACCTCGGCATCCGGGCCCACAGGCAAGGGTTTGAAGTCTTTGCCTTCCACTCTGAAGATGGCGACATCGCTGGCTTTGTCAGCTGCGACGATCTCGGTGATGGGGGCGAAGCGGCCGTCCCGGGTGCGAATGCCGAAGCCGGCAACCGACTTCCCTTCGAAAACGTGGTAGTTGGTAACCATCAGGCCGTCCTCGCTGAGGACCCAACCGGTGGCGGCTCCGGATCCATGCCATTTGGTGCACTTCGAACATTTATAAACAGAGGCAACGGCAACCACGCTGTCGGCGCAATGGGTGTAGAGATTGTGCGGCTTGGTATTGGCGGGTTTGGGCAGTTTGAAGCTGCAGCTCTTACGGTCCAGTTGTTTGGCCAGTTCTTCCCCACTGGTGGTTTTTTTTGCATCGACGAGTTCACCTACTTTTTTGGCAAGTTCTTGTCGGATTTGCATATCGTCCACTGCCGGGACTGCCAGGCAGATGCCTATGGAGGATGCCAGGGCGCAGGTGAGGGCGCCTGCCCGGCTCATGCGTGTAAAAAATCGAGGTGTATCATTCATGCTGTGCTATCCCATGCCGTCTCGTCGTTGGGATGTAAATCATATTGTGATGCTGTTAGTGGATTCCTTGATGGATACGTCGTTCTGATGATGTTCGAAGGGGGGGTTGCCAAGTTCCGATGGATGCAGTACACAGTTGGTGGAGTCCATCGTCTATCCTTCTATGCCCGCTAAAAAGAAAGCATCCAAACATCCGCTTACAGGAAAAGCACTGGTGAAGGAAGTGTGCCGCAGAATACGTGTGGCTCGCAGCTATTGGGATGCTCACAACAACCGAGCATGCCGTGGGGAGCGAGAAAAAGCCCTCGCCTTGTATGAAT contains the following coding sequences:
- a CDS encoding RNA polymerase sigma factor → MAEFEQLVDTHYQALYRFAYSLAKNPDGAADLVQQTFCIWAQKGHQLKDRSKAKTWLFTTLYREHLAQSRRNSRFTDSDIDEIEYQLPSHEEDKGRTLDGKRAIHLLSQLEENFRAPLTLFYLQQHSYKQIAEILDVPIGTVMSRIARGKQQLREKMQTEPSSAPQKVIKMNPDTLERHG
- a CDS encoding trypsin-like peptidase domain-containing protein gives rise to the protein MNDTPRFFTRMSRAGALTCALASSIGICLAVPAVDDMQIRQELAKKVGELVDAKKTTSGEELAKQLDRKSCSFKLPKPANTKPHNLYTHCADSVVAVASVYKCSKCTKWHGSGAATGWVLSEDGLMVTNYHVFEGKSVAGFGIRTRDGRFAPITEIVAADKASDVAIFRVEGKDFKPLPVGPDAEVGNDIHIIAHPDSNFYTYTAGQVSRYYLMPSRKKNKPLRMAVTAEFAKGSSGGPVLDSTGNVVGMVASTRTIYYPPKKKEDTKGPMQMVIRSCVPVQSIRALIKDPS